Genomic DNA from Cucumis melo cultivar AY chromosome 10, USDA_Cmelo_AY_1.0, whole genome shotgun sequence:
ACAATTACAATTTGCCTTCTTTTTTGTGAATATGTTTGAAGTGTTCTTTGTAAATGTAAATAAAAAACTTGCCCATGTATACTAAAGCTGTGTATTTTAAGgcttttcccttttcttttctctttgaGTTGAGAAGAATGCGACGAGTGTATGTCAACCTCTTGtattatatttttgtaattagAAGTCTTAAGGTTGAGGAAATTTTCATTAGAAAGTTCAAAGTGAGAAAGATCCAATCTGTACATATTGCAGAACTTGAACTCGAGTCTGTTGAAGTCATCGAGATGTGAATATTGTACAactaattgtgaattttgttcatCTTTCTGGGTTTGAATTTGCTTTTGATCTAACAGCACTTGTTGTAATTCCTTGAATATAATATACACGCTTCAAACAACTTGATCAGCAAATATCGACTCTAGCGGCTCTGTACCTTCGATTCACTATTACTTTTGCATATTTGCTTGGGCATAACGCTATGGATAGAAGAATTAGATTTTGCTTTTTTTCAGGGCATCTTCACGGTATCGCCGACCTCTCAGCTTTTATTAAAGCAACTTTGCTGGTGGAATAAacatctctctctttctttgaTGTTCAAAGCAACTTTGTTGCAGAGCTTGTCTCTTTATTGGAGTATTGATTTCTGAATTCTGACACAATTTTATTGATGTGAAGAAGATACTTTTCTTTGTGACATTTAATAAACTCATTTAAGCTTTTACTTAGTTCATAGAAATTATTAAACAATAACTGATAACATTCAGCATCAAATGTCCCTTTCCGTTCACCAAGTTCGATGGAATCCACAAAACAGAGATGGCGCTTGTTTCTAGGACTGCCAAAAGGAAATGATTCAGAAAAGTCTTACCTCACAAATTTTATAGAGGGACCCAATTCAAATATCTATCTCTAACTTCTTACACAAATATGCATTATTTACATCACAAAAAGCGTAGCTTCTGGATGATGGATTCTGATAACATGAGCAGGTCGGTTCAGATCATTGAGTTATGTTATCTATTACAATGGTTTCATGTACCTGTTTTGATGTTTAAATTTACCAtgtgaaaaagaataataaaaaaaaaaaaatagctttACAAAAACTCTCAtgcattaaccatttcttttaaaagaaCACAATTTATTAACCTAGTGAAAATGGTAATCATTAACTAAAAAGAGTTAATGTTGTCATTTGTTGTACTGAAAAGTAGTATCATACAAATACAAAACTTTGCATATTATACAGATTGTCATTCCAAAAATTTCGGCTATAACAATTTCAAGAGAATCTTATTCTCCGAAATTCGAACAGTTTTGGTTCACTTTCTTCATCTTATTCACCAGGAATCTTCAATAGAACTAGTCTGGGCTTGGTTGCAAATTGAAGCCCAGTTTGTGGGTTGGATGAATGGTGGGCCTGAGGCTAAGCTCATGGGCCAAATAGGGGGGGTTAGGGTTACAACGGGGAAGGGGACCGGTTGGTTAGGTTAATGAAAGGTGTCCGAAATGGATAATTACGACGGCTATCCTTATTTGTGGTCTAAAATCTCCAATCTATCGATTACTACGGAAGAGGTTCCCGCGTTCCATCATCTCATTTTCGTCCACTTGAATCCCGAAATcatcataatatatatatatatatataaaaatcaaattacaaatataCCCTTTCTATTATTACTTCTTTGCCTTTTCCCATCTCAAAAATAGGATTTCTTTAAATAGGAAGGGAAGATTCTAAATTCATTTGTAGTTTTTTGtcttttgtcttttcttttgttttgtttttcccCCCGCTCTTTAACTACGTTTAAACAATCAACCTACGGAATTTCACATCCAAACCAACACCTTTGGCCTTATCCATCTCAGCCATAacttatgaaaattttcaacACTCCAAATTACATTCAAATAGAATACAATATATTCAAGAATTTAAgttattaaattttttgttgttCTAATAGTTTTCAATTCAATCAATATCTTTCTGATTTCTTGTAATTCTAATTATATCTAGCTCTCTAAATATTAAGTTGAATAAAAGTGTTCgagtttaaaatataaaatatattctaaacaaatttgattaaaaaattaaataaaaataagtttcttcaaaaaaaaaaaaaaaacatattttgtAAGTGTATACTAAAAATGCATCATCTTTAATTTTCTTGAAATGGGCAGTGGTGtgtcatttttttcttattcttccaTGATAAGATACTTTTGATCACTTCTATCATTCACCATTTGAATTCATAATGTCCCATCATATTTTTGATTGGTCGATTTTGAAAATGTAAGGTTCTCCTTTATTTCCAATGAATGGAGGTTTGTGCTTCCTTGAAGACAAAGGACTTTGACAAGTACATATTGACATTATTTTTCATCTAGTAGGTtcacattattaaaaaaaaaaaaaaatgttccaTAGAATTAGGATGATAATTATGCTCCATCCTCTGTGCCCCTTCATCGATACATTAATTTACTTTCAACCCTATCATCAAAAGATATTACTATCACCATGATTGAATCATGGTTATGCTTTCATATTAATTCATTGTAGATATGTTAAAGTCCCACGTTAGATAAATAAATCGACGTCAATGTATATATGAATGAGGACAACTATCTTTATCGATACAaagtttttagtttaaaaacaaaaagaaaaatcacaATAGTTTATGTTTAAAGTGGAGAAGTAAGTTTATATCCTTAAACTGATGAGATATTTGAAAGGTTGTCATTTTTAACATCAATAACATCAAATGAAAAGGTAAGAGAGAGTGGGATTAGATATGATATTATTAGATAAAAAGTTTACAGCCAAAGATATACAAAGAGTTCCCACTTTGTCACGACGAGAGAAGTAATTTTCATGATGGTTATGGGTCAATTTTGAGCTGGGCCATTGCCAGATATTTCTTTAAGTAAAGCCTGTTAAGAAGAATACACGTGGCGGTTTCTCCATCCACGATGGAAAAAGTAGTCGTTGGGGGTCATTACTCGAGAAAACGGCCCATTTGGCCCAAatggtttttgttttctttctttgaagAATTATTCGAAATTTAAAAAGGGAAAAATGAAGCCAACGGTTGAGTGGCTGAAATTGATTAAACCTTATCGTTACCACGAATCAATATCCACCACACAAACACAAACGCAAACCCCAATTGAACATTCATAGCGAAATAGATTGAATTTTCACAAGGAAAGATGCAAATAGGAGCGATTGATTGATAGGATAATTCAAGAACAAATCAAAGCATCATTTATTCCAATTCGAATTGGAAAGTCGGGGAAATAAACATAGTGGGATTCAACAGACAAACCAAAACGTAAAAtggaaaaataagaaaaaaagagtaaagaaaaaaaattaaaggagGGAAATTTGGTTGAAACCACCCAAGTGATGAAGCTTTAAAAAAGGCAAATGGTTGAAATTCGCCTCAAGAAAGCCGCAGCATAATGGAATTTAAGGAGATGTGTAGAATCTTGGGGGCTTGTAGGCGATGAAACTGATGCACTGCACTTGACGGACGTTGTCAAAGCCAATAACCCTGATGTATGCGTCGGGGTATTCCTTCTTGGCCTCCTCGATCTCATTAACCACCTGAGATGAATCGGTGCAGCCAAACATGGGCAGCTTCCACATGGTCCAGTAGCGTCCATCGTAGTATCCTGGTGACCTGTGGTTCTCACGGTAAACGAATCCACTCTGccaaaattaagaagaaaaaaaaaaaaaaaaacactaagtAATCTCGCAAACACTAATTAATTTAAGTATTCAATCCCATTAAATTAAAAAACCATACGTGAATGTCGAATTCAATGCAGGGAATCCATCCCTTCCTGAGAAGGTAGTCAACTTCCTTTCCCAATTGCTCGTTACTCATATCAGGAAGGTAAGAAAGAGTCTCGAACTTCTTCAATCCAAGTGGTGGCCACACCTAaatttcaagaaaagaaaaaaaaaaaaaaagaactaattATTCATCAACTcaaacaaatatataattaattaataaagaaattgaatttgatacCTTCATGCACTGAACTCTTCCACCATTGCTAGCCAAAGTGGTGATGTCGTTGTTCTTGCGAGTGACGGGGAAAGCAGCGGCGGATTTGAGGCCAGTGAATGGTGCCACCATGCTAGCTTGAGCAGGGGAAGCACTGTTGACAGAGGCAACAGCGGCGGATGAGAGAATGGATGAAGCCATTTGAtgcctcttttttttttttcccgaGGGTTAGAAGGATTTACTAATAGCTAGTAGAGTAGTTTGAAGAAGCTCTTGCTGTTGAGTCTGAGAGGCATTGCACTGTGAAATGGTAGTGTATTTATAAGCTCTTTACTATCCTCATTTTATCCATTCACAACCCAATTTAGTGGTTGTAAATTTAGTTGGTAAAAAACTTGAATTTAAGATCACATAGTTGGGATCTCAAACCTTATCACTTCCTCTCACCATTTCCCTTTGACACGTGGCAACAACCCATTACCCTTATCTCTATCAACGGAATGGGGCTGACATTTTTTTTCTCCCCTCTATTCCTTTTGTCCTCACATTACGCTCCCAATTTACTTAATTAATCCTAATCCTATGATCAATTGATGTTGCTTTACTTCGGATGTGTTCTAGCATTACCATTactgttcttcttcttcttttttctttcttctttcttcgtctttttttatcttttatttttttgtgcaattctattttcctttgcgtgagaaTAATTATCGGAGTGAgtttaaattaaactaaactaaataTAGATTAATCTATGATATGAGTCACGTCAATAAGTTACGTGGACCACCGACATTATTGTAGAGAGCTGTTGCAAGATGGGTAAGATCTACATTACCATTGGGCTTTGGATTGTGAGGCCCATACTCAACCTTATACAAAAACAAACAAGGCCCATTTTCCAAATTGTCCATGCTATGTGATATGTGTTTCTATCTAGATGAATGGTTCAAATTTGTTACCACTTTTGTCTTCATTCCAAACCAATAtctaatttcaaatttaaaaccatcaatatctaaagtaataataataattctcaCCCTATTATgatattcttttgttttttaaaataaaattttcaaacaaaaacatTCTCTCCCATTTTCGTAACCATTGTATCCTTTATTCCTAATTAACGTGGGACATTGTTCAACTAACTCCGCTATAACAAAGTAACATAACTACATAATCGATGCATATCGACTAGACTAAGCTCACATGTCAGTGATATTAACattttgtatatcttctttctCTTTACTTTTCTAGTTTTTGAAGGATAGATGTAATCGATGAGATATAtgattaaatttatttactatctattttgTACTTTTACTTCATTCTTTCAATCGGATGCTTAATAATTTTAGTCTATTGGTTATGTATTaattgtttctattttttaattttacaaatagATTCGTAGACTTAAAAGACCTCTGATTTGCTAAACTAGATAAAGATGTTGGTTTTTTAATTTGCATGGAAATTAATCGTACTCGTAAAACCATAATCCAATGGGTGAAGTTAGTTTTCCCACGATTGATTTCTATTGTTTTTCTCACTTGTTTTGATTGGATCTAATTGACGTgcactatattttaaaataaaaattaattttaatgttGAATATAATTTCACTTAAAAAAgtaaatccaataaaaaaaaaaaaagaaaagtactAGAACCATAAACAAGATTATGATAGGCTAAAAGGAGAGTTACACCACTGAGTTTACATTCAAGGTCAAGGAGCCTAAATAGCGCTAACCAACACCTAAGTAGCGCTAACTAACCCTTCAACTCATTCTTAGAGCTCGATCAAGGAGTCCCATCATCATACAAGGCATTTTCTGCACACCCACTACTAACTTAAAATTGTAGTTTGTATTATTAGATTACGAGATAACTGAATTCCCAAATAGAACATGAGAAAACTTAGGTCAACGTTCTTTaaaaatgcatcattataactCCATTTAAGACAACATAATCCTACCCTTAAACTCTTTAGCTTTCATATTTTTTCACTCTCTAACTTAAGAAGGTGTATAAGAAAAAAGGCATACATGTATGACAAGTTCTATCGTGCATGTTTTGTCTTTTGTAACAAGTCacattcttctctctttttaaataaattcaCTATTAATATCACTTGAAAGCCAATTGCGTTTCAATTATCTGAGATTCGAAATCAAGACAATTCATATATTTGTTACTTAAGTGAGCTAAAGATACACCATAGAGACTACCAAGTGAAATTTAATGATATAGTCTAATGATATACAATATATAGTCGTATAAGATGGTGAGAAGATAAGTTTGTGAGATTGCTGATTTCAAATCacatattttatgaattttatttgtagtataacaaatatttataagttTGAATACAGGAATCAACTATCTCAATTCTTCCAAACCATAGGGTAAATTAAAATTAGAGGACTTATCTCTTAATGCAATCCAAATGCGTAATTCCTTACTTGcatttcaactttttctttgaTCTAGAAGAAAAGCAGAAAGCAAATCCAAAGTTATTATTGAAAAAATGTGGGCCAAAATGGTGATATTCGGGTCCATTTTCGTGGCTGCTCACACCCAGGCTTCCTTCCTGGCCCAGATGAAACTACGAACGCAGTTGAAGGATCCAATCCTTATTGGACTTTCTAAGCTCTCGCAATTTCGGAAACGGAGTACAATTTCTCTCTAtcgttttgttttttttttttttccgtttcTTCGTtgtaatttcaaaatttagttgATAGGCCATTACTGTCCACCGATGGAGAACTGCTCTCAGCTCTCATCATTTCCTTCACTCAACTTTTGAACTAAAACGACGTCAAAGGATTGCAAAACCCTGTAAGTAGCACATTCTCTATTTCATTTGTTCTCAATTCTTCTGTTTTTGAATAGCATTCTTTTGTAACATATATGATGAAGAGTACAATCGGTTTGAAGTTTACATTCGTGCAATGTTTCAATCTAGATAATGTTTCGTGAGCGCATTAGTTTCTTAAGCTTCGACTTCATAGATTAATTTTTTAGTAAGGTATGTTGAGAAAATATGCTTATTCTACCAAATGCTTGATGTTTTGTCAGCGTGAGTATACGGAACATATTTTAGACATAGGGAAACC
This window encodes:
- the LOC103489286 gene encoding ribulose bisphosphate carboxylase small subunit, chloroplastic → MASSILSSAAVASVNSASPAQASMVAPFTGLKSAAAFPVTRKNNDITTLASNGGRVQCMKVWPPLGLKKFETLSYLPDMSNEQLGKEVDYLLRKGWIPCIEFDIHSGFVYRENHRSPGYYDGRYWTMWKLPMFGCTDSSQVVNEIEEAKKEYPDAYIRVIGFDNVRQVQCISFIAYKPPRFYTSP